From Miscanthus floridulus cultivar M001 chromosome 15, ASM1932011v1, whole genome shotgun sequence, the proteins below share one genomic window:
- the LOC136508799 gene encoding uncharacterized protein codes for MWSSDSDPELTAAATASSSSSSATASPPPTPPPAALLLRQRNRNRRRRRKQSSAASAVAVSAPPVDEPEAEAEDVWRGAQWEAAWPARRDPKPVVLAAGGDDAVGRSRSLTDDDLEELKGCADLGFGFSYDEIPELRGTLPALELCYSMTQRLHLDDVDKPPQLQHEAAAAPDATPAAPSPPPVTNWKISSPGDSPDEVKARLKYWAQAVACTVRLCS; via the exons ATGTGGAGCTCAGACTCCGACCCCGagctcaccgccgccgccacggcgtCATCTTCCTCCTCGTCTGCCACCGCCTCCCCGCCGCCGACCCCGCCTCCAGCTGCACTCCTTCTCCGCCAACGCAAccgcaaccgccgccgccgccgcaaacagagcagcgccgccagcgcgGTCGCCGTCTCTGCCCCGCCGGTCGACGAGcccgaggcggaggcggaggacgTGTGGCGCGGGGCGCAGTGGGAGGCGGCGTGGCCGGCGCGGCGGGACCCGAAGCCCGTAGTGCTCGCGGCGGGCGGGGACGACGCGGTGGGGCGGTCCCGGAGCCTGACGGACGACGACCTGGAGGAGCTCAAGGGGTGCGCCGACCTGGGCTTCGGCTTCAGCTACGACGAGATCCCCGAGCTCCGGGGCACGCTCCCGGCGCTCGAGCTCTGCTACTCCATGACCCAGCGCCTCCACCTGGACGACGTTGACAAGCCGCCGCAGCTGCAGCACGAGGCCGCCGCCGCACCGGATGCCACCCCCgccgcgccatcgccgccgcccgTCACCAACTGGAAGATCTCCAGCCCTG GTGACAGCCCGGACGAGGTGAAGGCGCGGCTCAAGTACTGGGCGCAGGCGGTGGCGTGCACCGTCCGCCTCTGCAGCTGA